The following is a genomic window from Engraulis encrasicolus isolate BLACKSEA-1 chromosome 13, IST_EnEncr_1.0, whole genome shotgun sequence.
CAAAATTTCTCTGTTGTTTCTACAGAACTACAATGCCACTGTGAACAGGTGATTATCCTTTTATTGAATATACTGTTCTCTAGTTTCTTGTTCCTATGTGTTTCTGAATCTATTGTATATCCACACCCACTGAGTCCTGTATGTTATTCCAGAGCCCCgtgcacactgcaggatccaCAGAGGCTtccaggagctctgatcaatgtggcaaagcacctgggcaacctgaagttcagagtctgggagaagatgaATGAATGGGTGCAACATTGTGAGTTACTGTATATTACACATTGTCACAAAATACCAtggagtcacgcacacacactcactcactcacattctctctctctctctctctctctctctctctctctctctctctctctctctctctctctctctctctcactcacacacatagcacacacatgcacacatacttaaATGCTTTTATGACCTTCACCATCAACACCATGTCaccacacgcatacgcacacacacacacacacacacacatacacaaagcttCATGTCTGTCATCTGtaacatcaacatcatcatcatcatcatcatcatcatttcacaATCACTCCTACTACTCCTTACTGTATTatcatataataagtaagggataacggccgacgaggtgaccggttatagcctacaaaattaatggcgaggcggcggctccgaacttAAGCGACGCGCGCAGtgcggagacaaagttgcctccgccaagccattaatttctataaccggtcgacctcgaaggccgttatcccgcttatctgccgttatggtggggtacttttttaatctattattgtctgtaaagttgtaggaaccatgttctatcaagatagaatgttgctgtgcgggcgtccaacttgacgcacctagaatcttcgtttggtagcctgccgacgctgtgataattccattttcctttggccctataccacggcgggatggaagtttaaaaacaaaaacttgtacTTGtacatttctacatgctgaatcgatACATGTCGCATCAcacgtctatttccccctgctgatcctcactggctacctgtcaactttgtgcgtaaaagagagagagagagagagagagagagagagagaaagagaaagagaaagagagagagattccccacgctagggtcatttttagggtcataactctcccctttcccctatcacacttgttccttccccacaagaggagagtagcctaatgaaaaaaagggatgttttcggatcaataacaaagggaacaaccgtatctcacgcctttcgtaaagtcttcacgaacaaaatagattaattttcacgctgcctattcacttgaattgcccgactgttgcctagcgacccactactttgatgccctttcggtagcctaccgtcacatggtaatcaaacatttcaaacaagcaatttagggttaggtttagggtcaaggttagggttaaggttagggttagggttaggtttagggttaagtagggttaaggttagggttaggtttaggtttaggtttaggtttaggggacataaggcgtaagtaccgaaagggcgtcgaattagtaagtcccgagtgtatcagcagtgttctgtcagcaccccctccctgcccctgcacacgtttggataaccatagcagcagtggggcaattcaagtgaataggcagcgtgaaaattaatctattattttcgtgaaaactttacgaaaggcgggcaataacgtgaatgcaccacgaaaattactctatttttttcgtgaagactttacgaaaggcgtgagatagggctcaagGGAAGGCAgtgggaaatagcctacattttaaaaaccatgggagtggagcagatgacgaggtgactcgtttcgatacaattgatggcgagacacgtgcttagaatttcggtacagggtatttttgtcatctattgctaggcctatctgtaaatttgtaaccaatgaattatgccaactgcagaatatttAGTGTGCACGTAATCAGGTgcgcctctatcagatgcatgtagtagaacttttagggcgacagacttgacaacgaaatgcgatagaactgacgactggctcttggcttgacaaccaaatgcgatagaattaacgactgactcttgacttgataaacaaatgcgatagaactaacgactggcttttggccatagcaacctgcagtttagaattagtaggGCCTAACCTAACTTgactgacaggttatagggaattagttgcaaccccatcagccaatcagaaaagaagattcagttgcgtaggcagataagcaTTATTAAAGCACTCACTTTCACCTTCATCATCATTTTATTAACGGTAATCTGTTTTATTCAAGCCACACACATCATTCATGTTTCCTCCTTAATTCATCTGCAGCTCCTGTCattctggatcccaacactgcataCACATGGCTCACCCTGTCTGAGGAACTGACCAGCgtgagatgtggtgatgagatacagcagcttcctgataacccagagagatttgatgAGTATGCCTGTGtactgggctctgagggctttaactcaggaacacactgctgggatgtggaggttaaTAACAGTGGTGACTGGTGTCTGGTGGTGCTGACAGAGAGTGCCAGTAGGAGTGGAGCGGATTCCTTCTGGTCAGGATTCTGGCACATCAGATATTGGTGTGGTAAATATGACGCTTGGTGTCCAGACACATCAGACCTCATTCCCCTCACAGTGAAGCAGAAgccccagaggatcagagtgcagctggactgggataGAGGAAAGCTGACATTCACTGAccctgataataacacacacatacacactttcacacacactttcactgagaggATGTTTCCATGCTTTTATGCTTATGAGTGTTCTCTGAAGATTGTGCCAGTGAAGCCTGCAGTGATGGTGGAGCAGCTCAGTTAGACATCAGACACAGTGCAGATCCTGCAGTAGGAACAAACTGAACACTCAACAAAACACTGATAATAGTACTACATTGACTACTCGCCTGATTATGCTCTATTGGATGGATGATATTGCTGTGTTATTGTGTTGCTTAGTGTGATAAATGTGTAGCATACCCGGGTGAGGGTGTCAGCATATGGGAATTGTGTCAACCTTAGATGTTGTGCACCttgcattttgtttgtttgttttacaagGTTTTTCGATTTACTTAACAATTTacaacaatttgttttaaaactGTTGTGTTCATTAGAGTTGTTAGATactatgttatccttaattcctagcttgtaatcatgacactgtctatgtacatttgtcacaaaatgtgCCTTATTGTGGGGTCTACAGCAACcttgtaggggccccaggctatcttaatcccGCCCTGGCcaggcagggacgctgacagctttggcaaggcccaggacaaagggctGAGAGGGGTAGCGCCATGCCAGCAAGTGAGGGGAGGGAGTGGGGTGGGCAGAGaggcaaagaaaaaaaattgaaatctCGTTGCAATATCAACATCACACTGTCTGGGAGCAACAGCCTCACTTATGGCCTGTTTCTCGCTGTTGCCTGTTTATGAATATGCCAATCAAATCATACGTCTAGATAAGTGAATCAGTCAAGCAAGCAAAATATATAAATAGACAAAACCACCCATCTCCCCCttaacacacaaacgcatacttCGTACTGTGCTTCCCTTTCCCAAACTGATGCAGTTGACAAGGTGGTAGGTTCGTGGCCCGAGGGGGAGGAATTGTGTAGGAACACCTCTGTCACACTTGTACAGTACAGGCATTTTACTAAAGCGCCATCTATGTAAAAGTGGTTAGTTTTAGTGTCAGAATTCAagttacacttaacttgacgctgtcgctgcataacacattaaTTGCAGCAGACAAAATGACTGCAACTACATAGAAGTTCAACGATTGCAAAGCAGCATTGCTACTTTTGTTCTGAATCTTAACCTGGTCCTGATTGCAACCAATCTGGATGTATGATTTACTCCTGTGTGCCAGGGACAGAATATGGTCAAGCAAATATTTTTCATTTAAATGTTCGGTCCCTGGCACTGAAGTAAATCCAGTAGGGGttagatgatttagtggcatgtggtatgcagaagtggcatgccaaaggaaggctatgtttaggttggtggacacacattattcactaacaggttagggttaggaatgggttTTGATCTAGGCACAGTTCaacatgtttataggttggtgaacacacattgttcactgacaggttaggtttagcaATGAGTTTTGGTATGTAGGTACATTTCGCCAAAGTGCACCTGGAGTGCACATCTAACCCcctctcagtaatcattgagggttcagaacaaaacctgCAATGCTGTTTAGTTACTTTGATTTTgtcaagttgctgtccttccgtccACTAGGTTCATgtaaggtttggtatgaatgcaTTATGAAACAATCATAAATCCTTCATGCAGATTTTATAAcaactgctatgaatgtgttatgcaggaacacgTCAAGTAACGTGTTACCGAATTCACAATGAGAGTTCTTTCTTATGCACCTCAGTACAGAACATGTAGGTTCACAAATGCCCACAGGAGGGAGTAAGGGAGTCATCTTCTGTCCACCTGATTACATTTCAGATTCACCTTGTCCTTTCTATTTTCCACatacgggacacacacacacacacaaacacacacacacacacacacacacacacacacacacacacacacacacacacacacacacacacatgcaagcacacacctaAATGAGGAAGTATTTTTTTTGCTGTTATGTTGTACGCTACTGCATGCCATACTGGTACAAGAAACACATTTTACTGGAGACCCTCAGATACAGTATAAGTGGAAATTTGTCTTAAGAAGAACAGGTTAAGTATTGTCTTGTCTTGGGGACTTCTCTTGGAATTGAATTATTGGTAATGTAATTTGAATTAAGGAGACACTCagacaagtgaaagtgaaaagaagGGTTATAAAAGGCCGAACCACATTGCAGCCTCAACTAGAAAATGGCCTCAAGATCATTCTCAGAGGAGGAtttctcctgtcctgtgtgttgTGACATCTACAAGGATCTAGTCATTCTGACGTGTACTCACAGTAATGTACTGACTGCCTCAAGAGGTTCTGGAATGCCAAAGGATCCAGACAATGTCCGGTCTGCAGAAGACGGTGTTCTAAGGAGATGCATCCAGTTAATCTGGTTCTTAAGAGTCTGTGTGAAACATTTCAACATGTGGGACGCCAGGCAGAACCACTCTGCTCTCTGCACCGATCAGAACTGAAGCTCTACTGTGAAGATGACAAACAgcttgtgtgtttggcttgtcgAGACTCAAAACGCCATAAAAACCACAACTTTAGCCCCATTGATGAAGCGGCACAGGAGTCGAAGAatcacgaaattgcaaataatattgaccgtgcaaggtacagtttgctttgaatgacaatggagtatgacagtgtgctattttacagtgttttcgtccatgtgtgtctccttctattACTTATTTTGAACCACTGTCCTCCTGTCGAAAggacctccacttctgccgcggaaatgtttctatctccgcacttcccgccagcacttcgactggcgcgtgtgttcatgtgtgtccaaacagggtggcgccttcgaattaacatggcatttgaatatattttaataccatatatatggttacttggaggcgtttcgggatgcaaattaccccgaatgcgcgcatgcacagtgatttggaaggtgtgggatttatcatgcagacgtgtgcgtaggagataaatcccgatttttctgtacttgcgaacattctaaatttcactcgtaagacacaatttagaagacattctacgaactgatgataaatgggGCCTAACATTAAGCTCACAGTTCTGCAGCAAATAGTTTAGTTCTGTCATTGACTTTATTTATTCTAACAATATGAACAATCTCATAGACCACAATCAATGTTCCTTAGAACCATTTAACCCATTTGGAACCCATTTAACCCAGTGAAATCatttaacaacaaaaaaagaacaagtaAACCAAAAACAGTTTGCTCTGTGGAGTTGAGGATCACGTTAACTGCTAATTGTGGCATTTTATTTTGTCATGTATGTTTACGAGcagattgcaaaaaaaaaaaaaagtctaataAAAAACAAGTTGATAAAATAACTTTTAAACTAATAATGATTTTCCAAGATTTCTAGAAAAGCACTGACCAATATCCAAGAAAATTAGAtaaaactgcaatacttaaaaaacAATGACCAGCCATTTTGAGAATACATACAGTAAGAATAACGATACTTGGTAACAGTGTCAAGCAGGATTTCAGTATGACATTATGAACTGTGTGTATTAGCAGCTTTTGATGACCTCTACACCCCagtgaaaaaaatggaaagacaCATGTGATAACTGGAATAGATGAATGAGTAACATAAACGGTGACATAGTAAACATAAACATAGTAAACAACACAGactgtgtgacagagaaaggggacaagagctgtgtgtgtgtgtgtgcgtgtgtctgtgtgtgtgcgtgtgcatgtgtgtgtgcgcgcacgtgtgtgtgtgtgtgtgtgtgtacgtgcgtgtgtggtgtgtatgtgtatgtgtgcgtgtgtgcgcgtgtgtgtgagcatctgtgtgtgtgtgtgtgtgtacgtaactAAGCAGAGGGCACGAACTTGGCCAGAACTTGTTGGGCCTTCTTCAGGCGTTCCATTCTGCCCAGCAGGTACCTCCTCTTCTGGGCTACATCCGACCGCTCCTGAGTGAAGCTCTCGGCATTCTTGTGTCTTATGATGCCCAACATGGCCGTCTTCACCTTGGTGATGTACTGCTCCAGCATGTGGTACAGCACGATCAGGGCCACCTGATTGGCTAAACGATCTGTAGTgatctgaaaataaataaatacataaatgaatgaatgaatgaacaaacaaacaaacaaacagaaatgcaGAACCAAGTTTGAGTACAGTGTGGACAATATAGcatgaataataatgataataataataataataattgtatttgtatagcactgtatcataccaggcatgcaactcaaagtgcttaattgggaaaaaaacatcattgttagatgCATGGACATAGAACACAGTACAGTagtaaaaataccagtgttaCCAACCTCCTAAAGAGCTTAAATTACATCCCTTTAGATGAcatttggtctccctcaaaaatagTGCTAATTTTACTCTGTGGTTAGTGTACACTTAATTCGACTCAATATTGTGCAATATTAAGAGCTGCAGAGTTGACATTACATTGGctacctgcagaattttacactgactgtTGACTCCACTATCGGAGTAACTTGACTCAGACTattgtaaatactctatctggatttaCACAAGTCTACTCTGAAGCACTGACGCTTCATTTGTTTTTACTGTCAAATGTACTAAGTTGTTAAAAAATCTACATAACAGGATTAAGACAGAAGTTTGAAAATGCGTTTGACCAccagtgtgcaatgtgcagttaaaactAAAGAAGAACCAGAACTAGAGAATGAGGTAAGGGGGTGACATCCGTACTTTAAAGTAAGCGTTCAGATGATGAGTCATCCCGCGAATGTCTGCGTTAGTCTTGTCTGACTCCTTCACCAACTCATCGCGGGGTTCTGATTTGATGGCGTCTAACTGGCAGCTGTAGAGTCCGTCCTCTGAGAAGATTATTTTCTCCATGGCAAACTGTGTCTTcagcctctcctctgccctcttgtACTCCTGATCCCTCAGGTCCTCTAGGTGGTCCTTGGCCTCCCGCATCAGCTGTGGATAAATGTCGAAGAAGGACTTGGTCGTCTTGTTCACGGCCGTGGTAATGATATctgattaaaaataataaaaaggacAGAAAAATTCTATATAATCAGAAGTTAAATAaatgacacttacacacacacttttattggATGGCCACCACCATGGGCTGACAGATCTTGTGGCACAGTAGGACAGGCTTGCTTGCTATGTCAGGCTTGCTTGGCTATATGGTTGAAATGCATCAACAGTAAAATTGTAATTTCTCCACGAGTCATTCAACATGAAAAAGAATTAGCACGTATTATATCTCTGACTGCAAAACACAGATCTGTGGATGAGATAAGGGAAATCTGAGGCTGCAAAGATGTCCACGTGTCTTGGCCCACTAGGCCTTCTTCAGAGGATATTAAGGGGCTTCAGATGGTTAAGTGGTTCATCTATTCACAAAAGAGTAGTCTGCACTGAATTTGAACATTTCTTTTGTGCCCCTCTATGGGCTAGAACAGCAATACACAAGTTTGCAATATCCAATCACAAAATGACAAATGTGAAATGACAAAAGATACTTCAGCATTGTTATCAAGACAGAAAAGTAGAACATAGATGAGTACTGAACGTATTGTACGTACCTTTACAGTTTTGTAGAAGAGTCAAAGCTGGCTCCTCTAATTCCTCCACATTCTGTCTGACAATGTCTTCAAATATCCTGTAGTTCACAAACCCAGGCAGCTCTTTGCCTCTGTGAATTTGCACAAATTCCATCATATCTGCATCTAACTGTTCCTTCACTGAAAACAGACAAAATGTGACAAAAAGTCATGAGTCTTCAGGATAAACCAGTGTATCAGGCAATCAGCTGATCAAGTAATGACAAACACTTACACCGTACGGCTTTTTCGTCAAGCTCTGCCTTCCAAACACTGAACAGCTTCCGTATGGTCGTGAAAACTCGGGTGCGGGAGTCCCTTATATCCTCCTCGGCTCTCCCCACGTCTGTGAGAGCCTGATTGAAGCTGTTGATTTTCTGCAACATACAAAACAGACATTTAATTTCAATGAACTGAAATAAGACCCTGGGGTCTTataggagatggactttagatcagaggtttgCATGTTCAAATCTCACTCTCCCACTCCCTACCATACTCTgtagctgaggtgcccttgagccagGTACCTAactgtacgtactgtacatgAAGGAACATGTCCTTCAGCATACGTGTGcttcagtacagtatatcacgaaagtgattacacccctcacagttttcttcagatcacacaacatggttccagtgatccatatccttggtctgttcatctctcttgagaccaagataaacaattgttttagatggtgtcaagcatgtgtggtggtaaacaagtgagttttacaaaaaaagtgtatcctctcaatagccaagcatggtagtgggactgacatggtttggggatgcataaatgctgtcaacattggcaatctgaaatacacctaaaagaaacatgcatgtcaacatgcactgtgactactgaagcagatcatgatattttccataggattgcattcaaatctcacaccaatctatttaagacaggcgcacactcaaaatgtaaaagttgaatgcaaagaaaggttgaaccacacactgatgacctcccttttaaccccttttcatttcgagacaattcgagccaacacagcgccttctctaccggattttaatctggggtgtactcacttttgtgagtatatgttcaaacattaatggctgtattttgtttttttctgagtgaacaagaaattgaagtggttaaatatgttgttaaaaggtcactaatcattgtgtcaaagtgatatactgtatatacatgtacCGGTATATCATATACAAATATCACAAATTTACACGTTTAGAAATACCCTTTGTGACTTGGAAATTTAAACTTTCCATACACAGATATGCAGATCTTGTCCATGTCCGTTATTTTGAATTCAGTCATAGACAACTTTGGCTGCAAAATGGCTACAATTacagcaaaaaagagagaaaaaatgctgAAATTACATACTGGGCCTTTAAAAACATCTTTACCTCAATGAGGAAATTAACCCGTCCGCCTTCATCTTCAGGGATTCCATCTCCCAGCATCCTCAGCTGTGCAGATGTCTGCTCCAGTTTGTCGGTCACCTGTTTCTCCAGCAGTGGAAGGGACCTCTGATAGTGGAGCGAGCACAGAAAAAGGCACAAAAGAGTATGCTTTTATACTACTAAGTCATCATTGTTCAAAGGCAAGCCTTGGCTAGTAAAATTACTTTTTGCATCCATTGTCTGTCATGAGCCTTGTTGTAAAACTGATATTACTATAGATATTTGAGTAGAAGTAACCAAGTATGTTTATGGGGTTTGATGGAATGCTGTGAAATCATTTCCTTTCCATTCCCATTGCACACGTTTCAGCAGTTGAAAAATATGTAAGGAAGAACACTTATGAGGTGTAGAGTTTGTCATATTTTCCTGAAGAAACGACTTCATGTTATGACTGTACTCACGCTGATGTGATACACCAGTTCCTTGGTTAGTCTGTCTGACAGGGAGGGAATAGAGGCTCGTCCTTCATCCAGGAAAATGCTATGGATGAGAAAAAGGTGTCTGTCAAATTATGTGTTGTCCAGCTTGTTAATAGCTGGTCGAGGTACAATGAAAGATTTGTGCTTACACTAATTTGTCACTTCATGTACAGTGTAATCTGTCTAAGATATTGATAGATACATAGCCATTAttggaaatttgttttcaccaccatcataacttgttacagccaacatgaagacataAGGCTACAAGACAGGCATGGGGACAACAATACCACAGATACATATACACAAGGACATCAAGcaccatacatgcacactcaaataCTGTCACAAGCACATACTAACATAATAAGCCATACAACCACACCATAAATGACAGTCACATATTATACACTGGGCCCATATAGGGTTAATGTGGAAGGTTGTTCAGTGCAGTGATAGCAGATGgaacaaagatttttttgtgctttcatgactttatttgacaggacagttcgagaggtggacaggaagcaaatggggagagagatggggaggggtcggcaaatgacccgggccaggaatcgaacaaAGCTTTTGCTGAAGCATACTCGTTGCCATTTGAGGGATGATTATATGGTAAGTAGTTCTGGCACGTTGTATGTACATAACTAGGAGCAGGCTTCACTTAGTTCAAATATTTTGTATTGAATAACGGTGTTAGCCCAAATGGTACATTGGTACAGTGAACTCAAATGCAATAGAAGAGTCCGCTCGCTTAAATAAAAGAGGTTTCAGCCTCTTTTGCGGCAAAACAGTACAGGCATGAATATACCTACCTAAAGTATGCATGATCTGTgaagaactctctctctttctccagggCTTTGGTCAGAGACATGTTGTCATTGATGTCCAGCTGGCCTCGACACTTCACCACCATGTATCCCTTCTTGAGTGGGATGACTTGGTTGTTGAGAGTGTTCACTACGCCCTCCTCTGCACCTTTGTCCACCAGGTCTGGTTTCGTCAGGATGCCTGCAGATGAGACAGTGTGAGCTGAGTATTCCCTATACTCTCAAAAGCTCAGAGATATGTATGTATCTATACAGAATTCTTAAAATAGAATATCCCTTAAAAAAACAGAATATCccttcaaaacactcaaggacactataCAAAGATAAGCGACAGTAAAAACAAGACACAATAAAAGCAGAGAGAATGTAAACACACAATTTTAAAGATTTTCGAGTCACAGTGAATACGCTAACAGAAAAAAGTGAGCCTTCAGtttggatttgaacaggggtagagagtcaatattgcggatgccGGGACGGAGTGAATTCAAGAGTTGGGGAGCAGAGCAACCAAAGCTCTACTCCCCATAGTACTGACGCGGCAGAGGGGACAGTGAAAAAGATAGCGGAGGAGGCTCGGAGGAGGTCAGAGGTGCTACTAGTAATGTGGAGAAGATTGGACAAATATGGAGGGGAAAGATTGTGGATGGCCTTGAATGGCTGGAAGAGAATGATTCATGTTCCCATATgtgttacaaaaaaaaatcacaaaatcacaaAATTGACAAAAAATAACAACCTTTCTCTTTGTGCTTAAATGTGCACTCGCTAATGTTTTAGAACTTATAAAGCTTTCCAGAAtttatactgcccattcacaaatgttagctttttcatgactacttaccaccaccataaaattccaagtattcattaagactgggaaatttgcacttttcatactgtacatgaaaaggagatcttccccatggtccgccatttttgaatttccagaaatagaaatgtTTAGCTACAagacttactgcactttggtcctactagtaaatattagtaatATTCAGGaacatatcaaatttggcaataggcagttccGATGAGaggtatagttgcaatacctattctggccaccatcctacacagtgcacctttaaatatgacACCCAGTAAAAATACAGTAAGGAGAAAAACTGCATTACCCAAAGTCCTTTGCCCATCTGGGTCCACTGTTTTAGCCATCCTCAGAGCCTCAGTGGTGGCGATGTCAACATTTGCAGGTACCACAACCAAATTGATGGTCTCTTGCTTTTTGATGAATGTCTCTATCAGTCTCTTAATCTATAAAACATGTTTTCATGCATAACGACACTTTAACAAACATGGGTCACTTTACTGTATTTTACAATCTATAATGTTTGGAATCTTTGCCTTTTTAAATCATTGTCATTTACTACAGCTAGTACTGCAGCAATCTTGCTGAGCAGTGCTGACCTGTTCCTCGATGTCATGGGACTGGTTGCCCGTGGCAACTCTAGCGATGCCTGGCAGATCGATGAGAGTCAGATCAGGAACGTTGGTGCCTTGGATCTCCAGGTGGATCATCTCATG
Proteins encoded in this region:
- the LOC134461060 gene encoding interferon-induced GTP-binding protein Mx-like, with amino-acid sequence MMQEESSYLSQHYEEQVRPCIDLVDSLRSLGVEQDLALPAIAVIGDQSSGKSSVLEALSGVALPRGTGIVTRCPLVLKLKRVSNGTAWSGVLSYQKHFKEELKRPAEVGAAVIKAQNALAGEGKDISHEMIHLEIQGTNVPDLTLIDLPGIARVATGNQSHDIEEQIKRLIETFIKKQETINLVVVPANVDIATTEALRMAKTVDPDGQRTLGILTKPDLVDKGAEEGVVNTLNNQVIPLKKGYMVVKCRGQLDINDNMSLTKALEKEREFFTDHAYFSIFLDEGRASIPSLSDRLTKELVYHISRSLPLLEKQVTDKLEQTSAQLRMLGDGIPEDEGGRVNFLIEKINSFNQALTDVGRAEEDIRDSRTRVFTTIRKLFSVWKAELDEKAVRLKEQLDADMMEFVQIHRGKELPGFVNYRIFEDIVRQNVEELEEPALTLLQNCKDIITTAVNKTTKSFFDIYPQLMREAKDHLEDLRDQEYKRAEERLKTQFAMEKIIFSEDGLYSCQLDAIKSEPRDELVKESDKTNADIRGMTHHLNAYFKITTDRLANQVALIVLYHMLEQYITKVKTAMLGIIRHKNAESFTQERSDVAQKRRYLLGRMERLKKAQQVLAKFVPSA